From the genome of Aspergillus chevalieri M1 DNA, chromosome 8, nearly complete sequence, one region includes:
- a CDS encoding uncharacterized protein (COG:S;~EggNog:ENOG410Q2P4;~TransMembrane:3 (o6-25i51-71o91-114i)), with product MAGVNATVNFLLAAIAAVEIWQFFFRELQQNPGVSFWSQFRDISGSVRVRWALPTVVISGLLLLAGDASIVKAYYLKSNDDKSGFYSMVDIILWIKIENSSILIASCAHTARLLRVLINYYREGRYTGYLSDNDRAMEMRHCRDKSVSTVDSDYILNDMGYYRQSFFGQSFPRRYESQACRATPPTHVLNDCVTVVTDFIVEINKRQSRALHSSGGQFRPERKCFKDEEARVERYM from the exons ATGGCAGGCGTTAATGCAACCGTCAATTTTCTGCTCGCAGCCATTGCAGCAGTCGAAATCTGGCAATTCTTTTTCCGAGAACTCCAGCAGAATCCAGGTGTATCATTCTGGTCCCAGTTTCGGGACATAAGTGGCAGTGTGCGAGTTCGTTGGGCGTTACCGACAGTCGTGATAAGTggtcttttgcttcttgCTGGGGATGCTTCGATTGTGAAAGCATAT TATCTCAAATCCAACGACGATAAATCGGGCTTTT ACAGTATGGTCGATATCATCCTCTGGATAAA AATCGAAAACAGCAGCATCCTCATTGCCTCATGCGCCCACACAGCCCGCCTCCTACGAGTCCTCATTAACTACTACCGCGAAGGCCGCTACACAGGCTACTTATCAGACAACGACCGCGCAATGGAAATGCGCCATTGCCGGGACAAATCCGTCAGCACGGTAGACAGCGACTACATTCTCAACGACATGGGTTATTACCGACAGTCATTTTTCGGACAGTCATTCCCTCGGAGATATGAGAGTCAGGCGTGTAGGGCGACGCCGCCGACACATGTTCTAAATGATTGTGTCACGGTAGTTACTGATTTTATTGTGGAAATTAATAAGAGGCAGTCGAGGGCTTTGCATTCGTCTGGGGGTCAGTTCCGGCCTGAGAGGAAGTGTTTCAAGGATGAGGAAGCGAGGGTGGAACGGTATATGTAG
- a CDS encoding repressor protein (COG:E;~EggNog:ENOG410PKBA;~InterPro:IPR001381,IPR006151,IPR027417,IPR036291, IPR013708,IPR013785,IPR031322;~PFAM:PF01202,PF08501,PF01487;~go_function: GO:0003824 - catalytic activity [Evidence IEA];~go_function: GO:0003855 - 3-dehydroquinate dehydratase activity [Evidence IEA];~go_function: GO:0004764 - shikimate 3-dehydrogenase (NADP+) activity [Evidence IEA];~go_process: GO:0055114 - oxidation-reduction process [Evidence IEA]): protein MNLRNGEDTHRKIDSDASLVLVGIRGCGKRSLGFVAATALKRRFITEDHYFREVTGQTRQEFLKLHGSQEFQRRDIEVLKMMLDKHRKHCVIECGLGSLTRPVQEHLRLYCAMNPVVYLVRDIRHIQDLLGLEDQSVRLLREGDSLHRTCSNFEFYNIEDRSSVAAQSDEGSPDRRSANYSFKLKEVKEDFTRFVHLVTGANANHSSYDSPFVLLETPPELRSYTHAIFIRLSDLIEEVIDLAELESGGDAIELCVDRWGPDMANILSQQVSLLRRNARTPILLSVDISSSEIAQDDDTSVYFDILEHGLRLAVEYLAVDVGQNQAQVRNTIRNRGTTKIVGQYVFEPSSDVTWEDDECLSRYLQVEQLDCQLVRVLRVATEREDNAAVIKFKNRVQSLPGTHPPLIAYNIGRLGRTSQVFNSILTSVTHPAIKRTTNNERDPQITSRDAVQALYQSYILDPLQFCILGAHVGYSMSPAMHNAAFRHCGMNHTYRIPESPSLAVLEQLGRDPNFGGSSVVQPWREQVYQKLASKSRHAEAIGAINTVMPLRGRADGTMFPLQEQASRRNQAGPVLGWYGENTDWVGIMTCINRNLSPRNAISPLKTTGLVIGAGGMARSAIYAMLRVGCRKIFIYNRTLSRAEEVARHFNSWASSQSDSPDVVRILRSTEDEWPSDACPPCLIASCVPADPDMGEPANFEMPTQWLGSPTGGVILELAYKPLNTPLLRQMRHIRSETGRAWVLVDGLDNVLEQGIAQFELMTGRKAPRRLMTWEVLRNYVGENGPFDEKTIQSRLDGVILGNDM from the coding sequence ATGAACCTTCGCAATGGTGAAGACACTCATCGAAAAATCGACTCCGATGCTTCCCTGGTGCTGGTTGGCATCCGGGGGTGCGGGAAGCGCTCCTTGGGCTTTGTCGCGGCTACGGCGTTGAAGAGACGCTTCATCACCGAGGATCACTACTTCAGGGAGGTTACAGGGCAAACGCGACAAGAGTTTCTGAAATTACATGGGAGTCAGGAGTTCCAACGTCGTGATATCGAAGTCCTGAAAATGATGCTCGACAAACACCGGAAACACTGCGTTATCGAGTGTGGTTTGGGCAGCCTCACTCGACCAGTCCAAGAACATCTTCGATTATATTGTGCGATGAATCCGGTTGTGTATTTGGTGCGCGATATTCGCCATATTCAGGACCTGCTGGGATTGGAGGATCAGTCTGTCCGGTTACTCCGCGAAGGCGATTCGTTACATCGGACATGCTCCAACTTCGAGTTCTACAATATAGAAGATCGTTCGAGCGTAGCGGCTCAGTCTGATGAAGGGTCGCCGGATCGACGTTCTGCAAATTACTCGTTCAAACTCAAGGAAGTCAAGGAGGATTTCACCCGTTTCGTCCACTTGGTCACCGGCGCCAATGCGAACCATTCGAGCTACGATTCGCCCTTTGTCCTACTCGAAACGCCTCCGGAACTTAGGTCCTACACCCATGCCATATTCATCCGCCTGTCTGATCTGATCGAGGAGGTCATCGATCTTGCTGAACTTGAGTCCGGGGGAGACGCCATCGAGCTTTGTGTTGACCGCTGGGGTCCAGATATGGCAAACATCCTGAGCCAGCAAGTATCcttgctccgcagaaatgcCCGGACGCCTATTCTTCTTTCTGTTGATATATCCTCGTCTGAAATTGCGCAGGATGATGATACATCCGTATACTTTGACATATTGGAACACGGTCTGCGACTGGCGGTCGAGTATCTGGCCGTCGACGTGGGCCAAAACCAAGCGCAGGTGCGCAATACAATCCGTAACAGGGGAACAACCAAAATTGTCGGCCAATATGTGTTCGAGCCGTCGTCGGATGTGACCTGGGAGGACGACGAATGCCTTTCCCGCTATCTGCAAGTGGAACAACTCGATTGCCAATTGGTTCGCGTTCTCCGTGTCGCAACAGAACGCGAGGATAATGCCGCTGTGATCAAATTCAAAAACCGCGTTCAGTCATTGCCCGGAACGCATCCGCCACTTATCGCCTACAACATCGGCCGCCTTGGACGTACCTCTCAAGTTTTCAACTCAATACTCACCTCCGTGACCCATCCGGCAATCAAACGCACTACAAACAACGAACGGGATCCTCAAATCACATCGCGAGATGCAGTGCAAGCTTTGTACCAGAGCTATATACTGGACCCTCTCCAGTTCTGCATTCTCGGAGCCCACGTAGGGTATAGTATGTCACCCGCTATGCACAATGCTGCCTTCCGCCATTGCGGCATGAACCACACTTACAGGATCCCCGAATCTCCTTCGCTGGCGGTTTTAGAGCAACTAGGACGGGATCCTAATTTCGGAGGCTCCAGTGTCGTCCAGCCCTGGCGAGAACAGGTATATCAGAAGCTCGCATCGAAAAGCCGACATGCCGAAGCCATCGGGGCGATCAACACAGTTATGCCACTCCGGGGTCGAGCAGACGGGACTATGTTTCCGTTACAAGAGCAGGCGAGCCGTCGCAATCAAGCAGGTCCTGTGCTAGGATGGTACGGAGAGAACACGGACTGGGTGGGTATTATGACTTGCATCAATCGCAATCTCTCGCCCAGGAACGCCATCAGTCCGCTGAAAACAACAGGGCTGGTGATTGGAGCGGGTGGTATGGCCCGCTCTGCTATCTATGCAATGCTCCGGGTGGGATGCCGGAAGATCTTTATCTACAATCGCACCCTGTCGCGGGCAGAGGAAGTGGCCCGCCATTTTAATTCATGGGCGTCATCACAATCCGACTCGCCGGATGTTGTGCGGATTTTACGGTCGACGGAGGATGAATGGCCATCCGATGCCTGTCCTCCATGCTTAATCGCGTCGTGTGTACCGGCCGATCCAGACATGGGTGAACCCGCGAACTTTGAGATGCCTACACAATGGCTCGGGAGTCCAACGGGCGGAGTGATTCTGGAACTAGCATACAAGCCACTCAATACGCCACTCCTGCGACAAATGCGCCACATCCGGAGTGAAACCGGTCGCGCATGGGTCTTGGTAGATGGACTCGATAATGTCTTGGAACAAGGTATTGCGCAGTTCGAACTGATGACTGGCCGGAAAGCACCGCGACGGCTGATGACTTGGGAGGTCCTCCGAAATTACGTTGGCGAGAACGGGCCGTTTGACGAGAAGACGATTCAGTCTCGCTTAGATGGAGTTATCTTGGG
- a CDS encoding putative O-methyltransferase (COG:S;~EggNog:ENOG410Q2VS;~InterPro:IPR029063,IPR016461,IPR001077;~PFAM:PF00891;~go_function: GO:0008168 - methyltransferase activity [Evidence IEA];~go_function: GO:0008171 - O-methyltransferase activity [Evidence IEA]): MNSPLDNPGIALAAIVTNPMSLGFIPVAVHFDLFTILTRAGRPITPEEVAEISNAEIRERAKGEPELGVKLAEDVLYIMTGLGLVDQVFDNVFGANAITKHLADYAGATHGALHFTIEGLLAGAFTYPKLKDTNFAYPFAEADTPMQYAHKRLGNEALSKKHTYSIMADEGRMDSFNLFMVQKFFKELKAPDRIKNLGYDLDAAISSTPHDSVAVVDIGGGHGHTLLAVKETYPHLSPDKLIVQDFYATVDTIPGLTLMKYNFKDTAPQPVQGAHIYCLQHILHNQPDLEAVALLQKTASAMNQDSRLLIIEVTKNANNAAMHAAMIAFYGGRERSSDEWKLMAAVSGLVVTFESYPEFGECLVEMRKIKQ, translated from the exons ATGAATTCGCCTTTGGATAACCCGGGTATCGCTCTTGCGGCTATTGTTACGAAT CCCATGAGCTTGGGGTTTATCCCGGTAGCTGTTCATTTTGATCTCTTCACGATCCTTACGCGGGCTGGAAGACCTATCACCCCGGAAGAGGTGGCTGAGATTAGCAATGCGGAAATCCGTGAAAGGGCTAAGGGGGAGCCGGAGCTAG GTGTCAAGTTAGCTG AGGATGTGCTGTACATCATGACAGGACTGGGATTAGTCGACCAGGTATTCGATAATGTCTTCGGTGCGAATGCCATCACCAAGCATTTGGCAGATTACGCAGGCGCAACACATGGAGCCCTTCACTT CACCATCGAGGGGCTCCTCGCCGGAGCATTCACGTACCCGAAACTAAAAGACACCAACTTCGCCTACCCCTTCGCGGAAGCCGACACCCCAATGCAATACGCCCACAAACGCCTCGGAAATGAAGCCCTCTCCAAAAAGCACACCTACTCCATCATGGCTGACGAAGGCCGAATGGACAGCTTCAACCTGTTCATGGTGCAAAAGTTCTTCAAAGAACTCAAAGCCCCAGACCGCATCAAGAACCTCGGCTACGACCTCGACGCCGCCATATCCAGCACTCCGCATGACTCTGTCGCAGTCGTCGACATCGGCGGCGGCCACGGCCACACCCTCCTAGCCGTCAAAGAAACCTACCCGCACCTCAGCCCCGACAAGCTAATCGTGCAAGACTTCTACGCCACCGTCGACACAATTCCAGGCCTGACACTCATGAAATACAACTTTAAAGACACCGCCCCGCAACCCGTCCAAGGCGCGCATATCTACTGCCTCCAGCACATCTTGCACAACCAGCCGGACCTCGAAGCGGTCGCTCTCCTACAGAAGACCGCGTCAGCGATGAATCAGGACTCGCGGCTGCTGATTATCGAAGTCACGAAGAACGCGAATAACGCAGCTATGCATGCGGCTATGATTGCGTTTTACGGGGGGAGGGAGCGGAGTAGTGACGAGTGGAAGTTGATGGCGGCTGTAAGTGGGTTGGTGGTTACGTTTGAGAGTTATCCGGAGTTTGGGGAGTGTTTGGTGGAGATGCGGAAGATTAAGCAGTAA
- a CDS encoding putative C6 transcription factor (COG:K;~EggNog:ENOG410PMIY;~InterPro:IPR007219;~PFAM:PF04082;~TransMembrane:1 (o441-459i);~go_function: GO:0003677 - DNA binding [Evidence IEA];~go_function: GO:0008270 - zinc ion binding [Evidence IEA];~go_process: GO:0006351 - transcription, DNA-templated [Evidence IEA]), producing MEKLWALSICNIDGFEDTMLSLLGTTPESADRRDRVMSLWSDDGASESLHESWKTSRLYSALEKMLSSNSESSPSQTSGKRSRADSASISSSEWGLRVDQSHSTPRLDAPRVVEPSASPRLKRSRLSLPTDGRAAPQPHSNGLNTLQLPPQTSHLLDVYFAATHSWFPIVAKHNILRASYLYANSPLSVTNVSPGSGDHAALWAILSYTVSQSRVNQLDGPSGLLAKTKGYYSIARSLIPSENEHYELGHVQALLLLTLVNIGMEEWTAAWLMSGKAVRMAISMDLGALTDTRRSEELRQDKATFLGCFVVDSLLSFRLSRRPCMHPRDLSPVGLLEEDGLEEWNSWADVLPPTGAAQTKNPPRRGPLLALSCFNRLVELASVLNKIARDCSVGPNSHAFAQQMVLELKQWDDHLPLGCRLIGAESIYPERHSALLPHQSYLGLVYVATLLWLYLRIAPQELGLHHSQRPATEGAKKLLYRALPMISQHLDNFSMCGLPPVFELSLRTITEQAFALRTMIESDSFPFSQWTEALVKRTKELAPTWPAYVTLLTTIERWYRSGSLSEVPSMALHGTMNIPGLSPGPVTVTGSHPKGNSMRTQANMPGAAKQDLSSSILGIAMPADGQYMTPKDTAMENADLSMTDASSLQQVKTTPTLADKLAPTNGMPPSTQPQPPTPDSSVSNQMRTVPDRPSHPENMALNPGPSGSKIGEPQASNGAIDAIFEDLAYLDTTEWANNREAGLKEFGFIDDSTFQAFCHDPDRLVGSQPLIHPPSIADIWPPPGFFPETFQDNSDDRMST from the coding sequence ATGGAGAAGCTTTGGGCCTTGTCGATCTGCAACATCGATGGCTTCGAGGACACCATGCTTTCCCTCTTGGGCACAACACCAGAATCAGCCGACCGGAGGGATAGGGTGATGTCACTATGGTCTGATGATGGCGCATCGGAGAGCTTGCATGAGTCTTGGAAAACTAGCCGTCTTTACAGTGCACTCGAGAAGATGTTGTCGTCAAATTCGGAATCATCACCGTCGCAAACCTCTGGGAAACGGTCCCGAGCGGATAGTGCGTCTATTTCCAGCAGTGAATGGGGTCTTCGAGTAGATCAAAGCCATTCGACTCCTCGACTTGATGCGCCACGCGTGGTCGAGCCGTCTGCTTCTCCCCGTCTCAAGAGGTCTCGGTTGTCTTTGCCAACAGATGGTCGAGCTGCGCCGCAACCTCACAGTAATGGCCTCAATACGTTACAGCTTCCTCCGCAGACGTCCCATCTACTGGACGTTTATTTCGCCGCCACCCATTCCTGGTTTCCGATCGTAGCGAAACACAATATCCTACGAGCATCCTACCTCTATGCGAACTCGCCCCTGTCCGTTACAAATGTATCCCCTGGCTCTGGAGACCATGCAGCACTATGGGCCATCTTGAGCTATACCGTCTCTCAGTCCCGGGTCAACCAACTCGACGGTCCATCGGGTCTACTTGCTAAGACGAAGGGATACTACTCGATAGCGCGGAGTTTGATCCCGTCGGAGAACGAGCATTATGAATTGGGACATGTACAGGCATTGCTACTCTTGACCTTGGTGAACATTGGTATGGAGGAGTGGACGGCTGCTTGGCTGATGAGCGGCAAAGCCGTCCGGATGGCTATTTCCATGGATCTTGGGGCATTGACCGATACTCGGCGGTCAGAGGAGCTCCGACAGGACAAGGCAACCTTCTTGGGTTGCTTTGTGGTCGACTCCTTGCTGTCGTTCAGACTCTCTCGGAGACCTTGTATGCACCCGCGGGATCTATCGCCGGTGGGCTTGTTAGAAGAAGATGGTCTGGAGGAGTGGAATTCCTGGGCCGACGTCTTGCCGCCTACGGGGGCAGCACAGACAAAAAATCCACCACGGCGAGGTCCCCTTCTCGCTCTCAGCTGCTTTAACCGTCTGGTCGAACTGGCGAGTGTGCTGAATAAGATCGCGCGCGACTGTTCTGTCGGGCCGAACAGTCATGCGTTTGCACAGCAGATGGTCCTGGAACTCAAACAATGGGACGACCATCTGCCTTTGGGCTGTCGACTGATCGGCGCCGAAAGTATCTACCCAGAGCGGCATTCCGCTCTGCTCCCGCACCAGAGTTATCTAGGATTGGTATATGTCGCTACACTCCTATGGCTCTATCTACGTATTGCACCTCAGGAGCTTGGTCTGCATCACTCACAGCGACCCGCCACCGAAGGCGCAAAGAAACTGCTCTATCGGGCGCTCCCGATGATCTCTCAGCATTTGGACAACTTTTCGATGTGTGGACTGCCACCAGTATTCGAGTTATCTCTGCGCACCATTACTGAGCAGGCGTTTGCGCTGCGCACCATGATTGAGTCGGATTCGTTTCCGTTTTCACAGTGGACGGAGGCACTGGTCAAGCGGACGAAGGAGCTCGCTCCGACATGGCCGGCCTATGTCACGCTGCTTACTACTATCGAGCGCTGGTATCGGTCAGGCAGCCTGTCCGAGGTTCCATCCATGGCGCTGCATGGGACAATGAATATCCCAGGGCTTTCCCCGGGGCCTGTGACCGTGACAGGAAGTCACCCAAAAGGCAATTCGATGCGGACCCAAGCAAACATGCCGGGGGCTGCGAAGCAGGACTTGTCCTCGTCGATACTTGGTATAGCAATGCCTGCGGATGGACAGTACATGACTCCAAAGGACACGGCTATGGAGAATGCAGATCTATCTATGACAGATGCATCGTCTCTGCAACAGGTCAAAACTACTCCAACCTTGGCAGATAAGCTTGCTCCAACGAATGGAATGCCACCTTCAACACAACCGCAGCCACCCACACCTGACTCATCAGTGTCGAACCAGATGAGGACGGTCCCTGACCGACCATCCCACCCTGAAAACATGGCCCTTAATCCCGGGCCTAGCGGCTCCAAAATAGGAGAACCGCAAGCATCGAACGGTGCCATCGACGCTATCTTCGAAGACCTCGCATATCTCGACACAACCGAATGGGCCAATAACCGCGAGGCAGGACTGAAAGAATTCGGCTTCATTGACGACAGCACATTCCAAGCATTCTGCCACGATCCAGACCGTCTGGTGGGATCGCAGCCATTAATCCATCCGCCGTCTATAGCTGATATCTGGCCCCCGCCGGGGTTCTTCCCGGAAACTTTTCAGGATAACTCGGATGACCGAATGAGTACGTGA